The following proteins are encoded in a genomic region of Triticum dicoccoides isolate Atlit2015 ecotype Zavitan chromosome 1B, WEW_v2.0, whole genome shotgun sequence:
- the LOC119347951 gene encoding probable apyrase 7 has product MRLSSSLQDLPTFSRIETLERGSSIGGDLSSGHAKPVRTLQREGPVASFSKERTPPSSPTNRKKWMRTVAWAVGLILLVCFIYASLRYFHVFLSEGSSEYYVILDCGSTGTRVYVYEWSINHNDGNSFPIALKPLGNAPKKKSGKLIGRAYQRMETEPGLSKLVHNETGMKKAIEPLLQMAERQIPRRAHKHTPVFLYATAGVRKLPTADSEWLMDKAWDVLKNSSFSCSRDRVKIISGMEEAYYGWVALNHHLNMLGTASSASEMTYGSLDLGGSSLQVTFETDKAVQGDTGVGLTIGSVNHQLSAYSLSGYGLNDAFDKSVAHLVKMLGGTAGNGKVQVKHPCLQTGYREDYVCSYCQPLKQDGSPSVSAKTTGKEKQGTAVELIGAPQWKECSDLAKVTVNLSEWSNSSSGFDCNLQPCALANTFPHPHGQFYAMSGFYVVFKFFNLTPDATLVDVLKRGQEFCEKPWDVARSSVPPQPFIEQYCFRAPYITSLLREGLQIKDNQVIIGSGSITWTLGVALLEAGQALSRMDIQGYILLHREINPNILIVLFLISIVLVICAILCVSNSIPRSFRKSYLPLFRPNSGGSSALGMGSPFRFHLWRHINSGDGRTKTPLSPTVAGSEPHPFSMTHGLGGSSVQLMESSRQSLGVYHSYSVGSLGQMQFSSGLRNPTRGQTTLQSRRSQSREDLTSSLADLHIPKV; this is encoded by the exons ATGCGGCTTTCTTCTTCTCTTCAAGATTTGCCAACTTTCTCCAGAATTGAAACTTTAGAAAGGGGCTCTAGCATTGGTGGTGATCTGAGCTCAGGGCATGCGAAGCCTGTCCGCACGCTTCAAAGAGAAGGTCCTGTAGCAAGCTTTTCCAAAGAGAGAACGCCCCCATCGTCACCAACAAATCGAAAGAAATGGATGAGAACAGTTGCTTGGGCTGTTGGTCTGATCCTATTGGTGTGCTTCATATATGCTTCTTTGAGATATTTCCATGTCTTTCTCTCAGAAGGTAGCTCTGAATACTATGTGATTCTTGATTGTGGCAGCACTGGTACAAGAGTGTATGTTTACGAGTGGTCCATCAATCATAATGATGGAAATTCATTTCCTATTGCTTTGAAACCTTTAGGAAATGCTCCTAAGAAAAAATCTGGTAAATTAATCGGGCGTGCCTATCAACGAATGGAAACTGAACCTGGGTTGAGCAAGCTTGTTCACAATGAAACTGGTATGAAGAAGGCAATAGAGCCCCTCCTTCAAATGGCTGAGCGGCAGATCCCAAGACGCGCACACAAGCACACTCCTGTTTTTCTATATGCCACAGCTGGTGTCCGCAAGCTACCCACTGCAGATTCAGAGTGGCTTATGGATAAGGCTTGGGATGTTCTGAAGAATTCATCATTTTCTTGTAGTAGAGACAGAGTTAAGATCATCAGTGGCATGGAAGAAGCTTATTATGGATGGGTAGCTCTTAACCACCACCTGAACATGCTTGGCACTGCATCTTCTGCTTCTGAAATGACTTATGGTTCACTTGATTTAGGCGGATCATCATTACAGGTGACATTTGAGACTGACAAAGCCGTCCAAGGTGACACAGGTGTTGGTCTGACCATTGGTTCTGTCAATCATCAACTTAGTGCTTATTCTCTTTCTGGTTATGGATTAAATGATGCATTCGATAAATCTGTGGCACATCTGGTGAAGATGCTGGGAGGAACAGCTGGTAATGGCAAAGTTCAGGTCAAACATCCTTGTCTACAAACTGGATACAGGGAAGATTATGTTTGTTCTTActgccagccactcaaacaagatgGAAGTCCCAGTGTTTCAGCAAAGACAACAGGAAAAGAGAAGCAGGGAACAGCTGTTGAACTCATCGGGGCTCCTCAGTGGAAAGAATGTAGTGATCTTGCAAAAGTAACAGTGAATCTTTCAGAGTGGTCCAATTCAAGTTCTGGATTTGATTGCAACCTTCAACCCTGTGCTCTTGCCAATACCTTTCCACATCCACATGGGCAGTTTTATGCAATGTCTGGTTTCTATGTGGTCTTCAAATTTTTCAATTTGACTCCTGATGCTACTCTCGTTGACGTTCTAAAAAGAGGTCAGGAATTTTGTGAAAAACCATGGGATGTTGCAAGGAGTAGTGTTCCACCACAGCCTTTCATAGAGCAGTACTGCTTCAGGGCTCCTTATATTACGTCACTTCTGAGAGAGGGACTGCAGATCAAAGATAACCAAGTGATAATTGGTTCAGGTAGTATCACTTGGACTCTTGGTGTTGCTTTGCTAGAGGCTGGGCAGGCACTGTCAAGGATGGATATTCAAGGATACATTTTACTGCACCGGGAGATAAATCCAAATATTCTTATTGTATTGTTTCTGATTTCAATCGTGTTGGTCATATGTGCAATATTGTGTGTTAGCAATTCCATCCCAAGGTCATTCCGCAAATCCTATTTGCCGCTTTTTAGGCCGAACAGCGGAGGTAGTTCTGCGCTTGGTATGGGATCGCCTTTCAGATTCCATTTATGGAGACATATTAATTCAG GTGATGGGAGAACAAAGACACCATTGAGCCCTACTGTCGCTGGGTCAGAGCCCCATCCATTCAGCATGACTCATGGATTAGGAGGCAGCAGCGTCCAGCTTATGGAATCTTCCAGGCAATCTTTGGGTGTATATCATAGCTATTCAGTTGGGAGCTTGGGTCAGATGCAGTTTTCTAGTGGATTACGGAACCCTACCAGAGGTCAGACAACACTTCAGAGCCGGAGATCCCAATCGAGAGAAGATCTCACGTCTTCGTTAGCTGATCTTCATATTCCAAAGGTGTAG